Proteins from a genomic interval of Myxococcota bacterium:
- a CDS encoding helix-turn-helix transcriptional regulator, which produces MSLSTLRARRVESSPFPGLLKAGRKRRRLSQLELALQSGVSQRHLSFLESGRAKPSRAMILQLSETLEVPLRERNDWLVAAGFAPVFRARLLDDPQMNQVMSAVRLMLANHEPFPAIAIDRAWNIRLANRAFERFESLLGANVWARVGGAERNLMRLTFHPGGIRPLIANWAEIAPLLWHRASREAEAVGGQDMKAVLAELAPYQSNETLWGDADAALLPVLPLVLEIGGVRMSLFTMIATFGTPQDVTADELRIESFFPADAATEQLFR; this is translated from the coding sequence GTGTCACTCTCGACCCTCCGCGCGCGCCGCGTCGAGTCCTCGCCGTTCCCAGGGCTCCTGAAGGCCGGGCGCAAGCGCCGCAGGCTGTCGCAGCTCGAGCTCGCGCTGCAGTCCGGAGTCTCGCAGCGCCACCTGAGCTTCCTCGAGTCGGGCCGCGCGAAGCCCAGCCGCGCGATGATCCTGCAGCTCAGCGAGACCCTCGAGGTGCCCCTGCGCGAACGCAACGACTGGCTCGTGGCCGCGGGCTTCGCGCCCGTGTTCCGCGCGCGACTCCTGGACGACCCGCAGATGAACCAGGTGATGAGCGCGGTGCGGCTCATGCTCGCGAATCACGAGCCGTTCCCGGCCATCGCCATCGATCGCGCCTGGAACATCCGGCTCGCCAACCGCGCGTTCGAGCGCTTCGAGTCACTTCTGGGCGCGAACGTCTGGGCCCGGGTGGGCGGCGCGGAGCGCAACCTGATGCGCCTCACGTTCCACCCCGGCGGCATCCGCCCGCTGATCGCGAACTGGGCGGAGATCGCGCCGCTGCTCTGGCACCGCGCGAGCCGAGAGGCCGAGGCCGTCGGCGGCCAGGACATGAAGGCCGTGCTGGCCGAGCTCGCGCCCTACCAGTCGAACGAGACTCTCTGGGGCGACGCCGACGCGGCCCTTCTGCCCGTGCTGCCGCTCGTGCTGGAGATCGGCGGCGTACGCATGTCTCTCTTCACGATGATCGCGACCTTCGGCACGCCGCAGGACGTGACCGCCGACGAGCTGCGCATCGAGAGCTTCTTCCCCGCCGACGCGGCGACGGAGCAGCTGTTCCGCTGA